From Streptomyces sp. Edi4, one genomic window encodes:
- a CDS encoding bifunctional YncE family protein/alkaline phosphatase family protein: protein MQVTRRRRTTEQDRITFLGRRIGRRTTLVTASIAVALGVTGTAVASTYQFGTQRVGQVTPRGQVISSDQYIAPYGTRTVLDDGKIMSSSLSPEGAHLAASLTDGDAALVIMDLRTGQVKQRVGTSAADGLRIKSNAVGQEGPTYSPDGKQLWLGQSEGYTKFTVGQDGTLSDPVAVSIPAVGSQHALVGAAVFSADGATVYGAVNGQNRVVAIDAATGTISHTWTVGNAPRGIALVGDKLYVSNEGGRPARAGDTTINSYGTQVPADPATGATTTGTVSVISVQNPSAAVGSIGVGLHPTSVYAKNGAVFVTNTADNSVSVIDSRKDKVVQTIATRPWPEASVGYEPNAVTLTDDGRLLVTLGRADAVAVYRYNSPQQPASYIGLLPTDYFPAEIAAVGKKVFVSHTRGIDARRPDSAGHATHDTTSSLTQFTLPADNVIRAQTKKVFQQNGWTPGSVASAGGRSHARPVPVPARLGDPSTIKHVFLIVKENRTYDQVLGDLPQGNGDPALTQFGTNVTPNQHALAQQFGLYDNFYDIGTNSAEGHNWLMQSDNPEYTESSAGEYTRSYDTEDDALGHQKSGFIWTGAQAAGKSVKDFGEFQSLESKPSGATWQNLYCDSKTMAATGRPTAYPIKTGSAIPSLNKVSVPGFPLFDLGVPDIYKNEIWKQDFEKNGPANLNMFWFSNDHTGGPASPAAEVADNDLAVGRMVDEISHSKYWKDSAIFVVEDDSQAGLDHVDGHRAPVQVISPWAAHGAVDHHYYSQITMIRTIEQILGIHPMNQKDSAATPMAGAFTRKPDNTPFTAVPNRTSLTLGVSPQPSCGTDTPAPQDTAAAPAPTAVKVPAAERQLAARWQDWASHQRLTGSKAVPDFANPAQMNRYTWYQTHDWTTPYPGDPELYAPHDVPGGFLPSPENDG from the coding sequence GTGCAGGTAACTCGCCGGCGTCGGACCACTGAGCAGGACCGGATCACCTTCCTCGGCAGACGCATCGGCCGGCGCACCACGCTCGTGACGGCGTCCATCGCGGTCGCCCTCGGGGTCACGGGCACCGCCGTCGCCTCGACGTACCAGTTCGGCACCCAACGAGTCGGCCAGGTCACCCCCAGGGGCCAGGTCATCTCCAGCGACCAGTACATCGCCCCCTACGGCACCCGCACCGTCCTGGACGACGGCAAGATCATGTCGTCCTCCCTCAGCCCCGAAGGCGCCCACCTCGCGGCCTCGCTCACCGACGGCGACGCCGCCCTGGTGATCATGGACCTCAGGACCGGCCAGGTGAAGCAGCGCGTCGGCACCAGCGCGGCGGACGGTCTGCGCATCAAGAGCAACGCGGTCGGCCAGGAGGGCCCGACGTACTCCCCCGACGGCAAGCAGCTGTGGCTGGGCCAGAGCGAGGGTTACACCAAGTTCACCGTGGGCCAGGACGGCACCTTGTCCGACCCGGTGGCCGTCTCGATCCCGGCCGTCGGTTCCCAGCACGCGCTGGTGGGCGCGGCGGTCTTCTCGGCCGACGGCGCCACGGTGTACGGCGCGGTCAACGGCCAGAACCGGGTCGTCGCCATCGACGCGGCGACCGGCACCATCTCGCACACCTGGACCGTGGGCAACGCTCCCCGTGGCATCGCCCTGGTCGGTGACAAGCTGTACGTCAGCAACGAGGGCGGGCGCCCGGCCAGGGCCGGTGACACCACGATCAACTCCTACGGCACCCAGGTGCCGGCCGATCCGGCCACCGGCGCCACCACCACCGGCACGGTCAGCGTCATCAGCGTGCAGAACCCGTCCGCGGCCGTCGGCAGCATCGGCGTGGGGCTGCATCCGACGTCGGTGTACGCCAAGAACGGCGCGGTGTTCGTCACCAACACCGCCGACAACAGCGTGTCCGTCATCGACTCCCGCAAGGACAAGGTCGTCCAGACCATCGCCACCCGGCCGTGGCCCGAGGCGTCGGTCGGCTACGAGCCCAACGCCGTGACGCTCACCGACGACGGCCGCCTCCTGGTGACGCTCGGCCGCGCCGACGCGGTCGCCGTCTACCGCTACAACTCGCCCCAGCAGCCAGCGAGTTACATCGGTCTGCTGCCGACCGACTACTTCCCCGCGGAGATCGCCGCCGTCGGCAAGAAGGTGTTCGTCTCCCACACCCGTGGCATCGACGCCCGTCGCCCCGACAGCGCGGGCCACGCCACCCACGACACCACGTCGAGCCTCACGCAGTTCACGCTGCCCGCCGACAACGTCATCAGGGCCCAGACGAAGAAGGTCTTCCAGCAGAACGGGTGGACCCCGGGCTCGGTCGCCTCGGCCGGGGGCAGGAGTCACGCGCGGCCGGTGCCGGTGCCTGCGCGGCTCGGCGACCCCTCGACGATCAAGCACGTCTTCCTGATCGTCAAGGAGAACCGGACCTACGACCAGGTGCTGGGCGATCTGCCGCAGGGCAACGGCGACCCCGCGCTCACCCAGTTCGGCACGAACGTGACGCCGAACCAGCACGCTCTGGCCCAGCAGTTCGGGCTGTACGACAACTTCTACGACATCGGTACGAACTCGGCCGAGGGCCACAACTGGCTGATGCAGTCGGACAACCCCGAGTACACGGAGTCCTCGGCCGGCGAGTACACCCGCAGCTACGACACCGAGGACGACGCGCTGGGCCACCAGAAGTCCGGGTTCATCTGGACGGGCGCGCAGGCGGCGGGCAAGTCCGTCAAGGACTTCGGTGAGTTCCAGTCCCTGGAGAGCAAGCCGTCCGGCGCGACGTGGCAGAACCTGTACTGCGACTCCAAGACCATGGCCGCCACGGGCCGGCCGACCGCCTACCCCATCAAGACCGGCTCGGCGATCCCCTCGCTCAACAAGGTGTCGGTGCCGGGCTTCCCGCTGTTCGACCTCGGCGTCCCCGACATCTACAAGAACGAGATCTGGAAGCAGGACTTCGAGAAGAACGGTCCGGCGAACCTGAACATGTTCTGGTTCTCCAACGACCACACGGGCGGCCCGGCCAGCCCGGCCGCCGAGGTGGCGGACAACGATCTCGCGGTCGGCCGGATGGTCGACGAGATCTCGCACAGCAAGTACTGGAAGGACTCGGCGATCTTCGTCGTCGAGGACGACTCCCAGGCGGGCCTCGACCACGTCGACGGCCACCGCGCTCCGGTCCAGGTCATCAGCCCGTGGGCCGCGCACGGCGCGGTCGACCACCACTACTACTCGCAGATCACGATGATCCGCACCATCGAGCAGATCCTCGGGATCCACCCGATGAACCAGAAGGACAGCGCGGCCACCCCGATGGCGGGGGCGTTCACGCGTAAGCCGGACAACACGCCGTTCACGGCCGTGCCCAACCGGACCTCGCTGACCCTCGGTGTGAGCCCCCAGCCCTCCTGCGGCACGGACACCCCCGCGCCCCAGGACACCGCCGCGGCGCCCGCGCCGACGGCGGTGAAGGTACCGGCGGCCGAGCGGCAGCTCGCGGCGCGGTGGCAGGACTGGGCGTCGCACCAGCGGCTGACCGGCTCGAAGGCCGTGCCCGACTTCGCCAACCCCGCGCAGATGAACCGCTACACCTGGTACCAGACCCACGACTGGACCACCCCCTACCCGGGCGACCCCGAGCTCTACGCGCCCCATGACGTCCCGGGTGGCTTCCTGCCCTCGCCCGAGAACGACGGCTGA
- a CDS encoding chaplin has translation MKIRTLAVTACLVAGATLGGAGTAMADSHAEGVAVGSPGVLSGNVVQIPVHIQANICGNSVGAAAAGNPAFGNTCING, from the coding sequence ATGAAGATCCGCACGCTTGCCGTGACGGCCTGCCTGGTGGCCGGCGCGACACTCGGCGGCGCCGGTACGGCCATGGCCGACTCGCACGCCGAGGGTGTCGCCGTGGGCTCGCCGGGTGTCCTGTCGGGCAACGTGGTCCAGATCCCGGTCCACATCCAGGCCAACATCTGCGGCAACTCGGTGGGCGCTGCCGCAGCGGGCAACCCGGCTTTCGGCAATACCTGCATCAACGGCTGA
- a CDS encoding phospholipase encodes MTPQLRRSAGLRGLLALLTALCALIGATALGTTTAAAADQRQAIYAIAHRVDTVDGVDAALKHGANGIEIDVCAWWNPNEWRAWHDCSSAGDNRRGPSFDSMIDRIVSNAKAGRRLSLVWLDIKDPNYCGEAPNRTCSVAGLRDKAQRLTAAGIQVLYGFYEYHGGGTPDVGGRGWQSLEGKLGPLEGITTTGTRDQVMGAFNRSGSGFPDGRRVMDYGDTDITNGFGNCTEPDRKTCAELKKGAGERSAKRLAATLSWTATYNDPWYVDKLLGDARVDGIIAGYGAFTGVREYDDSWQCANAIKLIRDWVGKHSSTHRMATSADRLFR; translated from the coding sequence TTGACCCCCCAACTGCGAAGGAGCGCCGGCCTGCGGGGGCTGCTTGCGCTGCTGACGGCGCTGTGCGCGCTCATCGGCGCCACCGCGCTCGGCACGACAACGGCAGCCGCGGCCGACCAGCGGCAGGCCATCTACGCCATCGCACACCGCGTCGACACGGTCGACGGTGTGGACGCCGCGCTCAAGCACGGCGCCAACGGCATCGAGATCGACGTCTGCGCGTGGTGGAACCCGAACGAATGGCGTGCCTGGCACGACTGTTCCTCGGCCGGTGACAACCGGCGCGGCCCCAGCTTCGACAGCATGATCGACCGCATCGTCTCCAACGCCAAGGCGGGCCGGCGGCTGTCGCTGGTCTGGCTGGACATCAAGGATCCCAACTACTGCGGCGAGGCACCCAACCGCACCTGTAGCGTGGCCGGGCTGCGTGACAAGGCCCAGCGCCTGACGGCCGCCGGAATCCAGGTGCTGTACGGGTTCTACGAGTACCACGGCGGCGGCACTCCGGACGTCGGCGGCCGGGGCTGGCAGAGCCTGGAGGGCAAGCTCGGCCCGCTGGAGGGCATCACGACGACCGGCACGCGTGATCAGGTCATGGGCGCGTTCAACCGGTCCGGTTCCGGGTTCCCCGACGGCCGCCGGGTGATGGACTACGGCGACACCGACATCACCAACGGGTTCGGCAACTGCACGGAGCCCGACCGGAAGACCTGCGCGGAACTGAAGAAGGGCGCCGGAGAACGCTCGGCCAAGCGGCTCGCGGCAACGTTGTCGTGGACGGCCACGTACAACGACCCCTGGTACGTGGACAAGCTGCTCGGCGACGCCCGGGTGGACGGGATCATCGCGGGTTACGGCGCCTTCACGGGTGTGCGTGAGTACGACGACAGCTGGCAGTGCGCCAACGCCATCAAGCTCATCCGCGACTGGGTGGGCAAGCACAGCTCCACCCACCGCATGGCCACCAGCGCCGACCGCCTCTTCAGGTAG
- a CDS encoding ABC transporter permease, with the protein MTAPVADTDAGTGPDADARTGVGDRSRPPAVHRVSVWRIYRFELVKLMAQWRVRLLVLACWLAPGLFVAGVSAQSTLPSDTLFGRWTHATGWAGPLVILGFAGTWALPLLTSLVAGDVFAAEDRLGTWRHLLVAVRSPRRLFAAKSLAGLSVVVLLVAGLACSSVAGGLVSVGNRALVGLDGHVLSPRDAAVRVLLAWVCALAPTLALAAIGLLGSVALGRSPTGLLLPALVALAMQVAQMLPLPVAVRLALPGYAFIAWNGLFTDPGQLGPLLIASLVALVWAVLATALAHLLFTRRDFTNPAYDGAGRRAVTIGLLPLAALTALTVALIGAATPATGSGISQAKIEKSLATAFGQLYRLQTGQLNRPAVTVAQLRTTAACVKSDGRGAQEGAGNDWRCVVTWHLPGAAVAGTAVYQLDVTSDGRFVADGDGPKEVNGYFLVRTSYGDAPNPLWQFDGIVDLLRTH; encoded by the coding sequence ATGACAGCGCCCGTGGCCGATACCGACGCCGGGACCGGCCCGGACGCCGACGCCCGGACCGGCGTCGGCGACCGCTCCCGTCCCCCCGCCGTCCATCGCGTTTCCGTCTGGCGGATCTACCGCTTCGAGCTGGTCAAGCTGATGGCGCAGTGGCGGGTCCGGCTGCTTGTCCTGGCCTGCTGGCTCGCGCCGGGCCTCTTCGTGGCCGGGGTGAGCGCACAGAGCACACTCCCCTCCGACACGCTCTTCGGCCGCTGGACGCACGCCACGGGCTGGGCCGGACCGTTGGTGATCCTCGGCTTCGCGGGCACCTGGGCGCTCCCGCTGCTCACGTCCCTGGTCGCCGGCGACGTGTTCGCCGCCGAGGACCGGCTCGGGACGTGGCGCCATCTGCTCGTCGCGGTGCGCTCGCCCCGGCGGCTCTTCGCGGCGAAGTCCCTGGCCGGGCTGAGCGTCGTCGTGCTGCTGGTGGCCGGTCTCGCGTGCTCAAGCGTGGCCGGTGGCCTGGTGTCGGTCGGCAACCGGGCGCTGGTCGGCCTCGACGGCCATGTGCTGAGCCCGCGTGACGCCGCCGTCAGGGTCCTGCTCGCCTGGGTGTGCGCCCTGGCCCCCACCCTGGCGCTCGCCGCGATCGGACTGCTCGGGTCGGTCGCGCTCGGCCGGTCCCCCACCGGGCTTCTGCTGCCCGCGCTCGTGGCGCTCGCGATGCAAGTCGCGCAGATGCTGCCGCTGCCCGTCGCCGTACGCCTCGCGCTGCCCGGTTACGCGTTCATCGCCTGGAACGGCCTGTTCACCGACCCCGGGCAGCTCGGCCCGCTCCTCATCGCGAGCCTTGTCGCTCTGGTGTGGGCCGTGCTCGCGACCGCGCTGGCCCATCTGCTGTTCACGCGGCGGGACTTCACCAACCCGGCCTACGACGGCGCCGGGCGGCGCGCCGTCACCATCGGACTGCTTCCACTCGCCGCCCTGACCGCCCTCACCGTCGCCCTGATCGGCGCGGCGACCCCGGCCACGGGCTCCGGAATCAGCCAGGCCAAGATCGAGAAGTCGCTGGCCACCGCCTTCGGGCAGCTGTACCGCCTCCAGACCGGGCAGTTGAACCGTCCGGCCGTCACCGTGGCGCAGCTGCGTACCACGGCGGCGTGCGTCAAGAGCGACGGCCGGGGCGCCCAGGAGGGCGCGGGCAACGACTGGCGGTGCGTGGTGACCTGGCACCTGCCCGGCGCCGCGGTCGCGGGGACGGCCGTCTATCAGCTCGACGTCACGTCGGACGGCCGGTTCGTCGCCGACGGCGACGGTCCCAAGGAGGTCAACGGCTATTTCCTGGTGCGGACTTCGTACGGGGACGCGCCCAATCCGCTGTGGCAGTTCGACGGCATCGTCGACCTGCTCCGCACCCACTGA
- a CDS encoding glutamate--cysteine ligase has product MITIGVEEEYLLLDPATGHPVPLSEEVRRSAGLGELAEEGEVQPELLQAQVEVATPVCEELTEVAGHLLRLRHALSTAAERAGGRLAATAAAPLAGTRVPITGERRYLRLHDQGGRLAEDLLINGMHVHVGMPDRETGVAVLNRIRLWLPTLLAMSANSPFWEGHDTAFASWRTPVFGRWPVSGPPPRFADHADYDQRIDALIASETISDTGQLYWQARLSERYPTLEVRCMDVQLRVDDAVMLAGIVRALATTALREHKDAAPEPQCQPELLQAAMWHAARYGLSSTLLDTEGRPHAAGDVLYRLAEHITRALEEHGDTRHVEPLIHRLLREGTGADRQRDVLVHGGMPALIDFITRETALGTGEDGD; this is encoded by the coding sequence ATGATCACTATTGGGGTCGAAGAGGAGTACCTGCTGCTCGATCCGGCCACCGGGCATCCCGTTCCGCTGTCCGAGGAGGTGCGCCGGTCCGCCGGGCTCGGGGAGCTGGCCGAGGAGGGGGAGGTCCAGCCGGAGCTTTTGCAGGCGCAGGTGGAGGTCGCCACTCCCGTGTGCGAGGAGCTGACGGAGGTGGCCGGTCACCTGCTGCGACTGCGGCACGCGCTCAGCACCGCCGCCGAGCGCGCCGGTGGCCGGCTCGCCGCGACGGCGGCCGCCCCCCTGGCCGGAACGCGGGTTCCCATCACGGGGGAGCGCCGCTATCTGCGGCTGCACGACCAGGGCGGCCGGCTGGCCGAGGACCTGCTGATCAACGGCATGCACGTGCACGTCGGGATGCCGGACCGCGAGACGGGCGTGGCCGTCTTGAACCGCATCCGGCTGTGGCTGCCCACGCTGCTCGCGATGTCGGCGAACTCACCGTTCTGGGAGGGCCACGACACCGCGTTCGCGAGCTGGCGCACCCCCGTATTCGGCCGGTGGCCGGTCAGCGGCCCGCCGCCGCGCTTCGCCGACCACGCCGACTACGATCAGCGCATCGACGCGCTGATCGCGTCGGAGACCATCTCCGACACCGGTCAGCTGTACTGGCAGGCCCGGCTCTCCGAGCGCTATCCGACCCTCGAAGTGCGCTGCATGGATGTGCAGCTGCGCGTGGACGACGCCGTCATGCTCGCCGGAATCGTCCGCGCCCTCGCCACGACCGCGCTGCGCGAACACAAGGACGCCGCCCCCGAGCCCCAGTGCCAGCCCGAACTCCTCCAGGCCGCCATGTGGCACGCCGCGCGTTACGGGCTCAGCTCCACACTCCTGGACACCGAGGGCCGCCCCCACGCCGCGGGTGACGTCCTGTACCGGCTGGCCGAACACATCACCCGGGCCCTGGAGGAACACGGCGACACCCGGCACGTCGAACCGCTCATCCACCGCCTCCTGCGGGAAGGCACCGGCGCCGATCGTCAGCGTGACGTCCTGGTGCATGGCGGTATGCCGGCCCTCATCGACTTCATCACGCGGGAAACCGCGCTGGGCACGGGGGAGGACGGCGACTGA